The Strix aluco isolate bStrAlu1 chromosome 29, bStrAlu1.hap1, whole genome shotgun sequence nucleotide sequence NNNNNNNNNNNNNNNNNNNNNNNNNNNNNNNNNNNNNNNNNNNNNNNNNNNNNNNNNNNNNNNNNNNNNNNNNNNNNNNNNNNNNNNNNNNNNNNNNNNNNNNNNNNNNNNNNNNNNNNNNNNNNNNNNNNNNNNNNNNNNNNNNNNNNNNNNNNNNNNNNNNNNNNNNNNNNNNNNNNNNNNNNNNNNNNNNNNNNNNNNNNNNNNNNNNNNNNNNNNNNNNNNNNNNNNNNNNNNNNNNNNNNNNNNNNNNNNNNNNNNNNNNNNNNNNNNNNNNNNNNNNNNNNNNNNNNNNNNNNNNNNNNNNNNNNNNNNNNNNNNNNNNNNNNNNNNNNNNNNNNNNNNNNNNNNNNNNNNNNNNNNNNNNNNNNNNNNNNNNNNNNNNNNNNNNNNNNNNNNNNNNNNNNNNNNNNNNNNNNNNNNNNNNNNNNNNNNNNNNNNNNNNNNNNNNNNNNNNNNNNNNNNNNNNNNNNNNNNNNNNNNNNNNNNNNNNNNNNNNNNNNNNNNNNNNNNNNNNNNNNNNNNNNNNNNNNNNNNNNNNNNNNNNNNNNNNNNNNNNNNNNNNNNNNNNNNNNNNNNNNNNNNNNNNNNNNNNNNNNNNNNNNNNNNNNNNNNNNNNNNNNNNNNNNNNNNNNNNNNNNNNNNNNNNNNNNNNNNNNNNNNNNNNNNNNNNNNNNNNNNNNNNNNNNNNNNNNNNNNNNNNNNNNNNNNNNNNNNNNNNNNNNNNNNNNNNNNNNNNNNNNNNNNNNNNNNNNNNNNNNNNNNNNNNNNNNNNNNNNNNNNNNNNNNNNNNNNNNNNNNNNNNNNNNNNNNNNNNNNNNNNNNNNNNNNNNNNNNNNNNNNNNNNNNNNNNNNNNNNNNNNNNNNNNNNNNNNNNNNNNNNNNNNNNNNNNNNNNNNNNNNNNNNNNNNNNNNNNNNNNNNNNNNNNNNNNNNNNNNNNNNNNNNNNNNNNNNNNNNNNNNNNNNNNNNNNNNNNNNNNNNNNNNNNNNNNNNNNNNNNNNNNNNNNNNNNNNNNNNNNNNNNNNNNNNNNNNNNNNNNNNNNNNNNNNNNNNNNNNNNNNNNNNNNNNNNNNNNNNNNNNNNNNNNNNNNNNNNNNNNNNNNNNNNNNNNNNNNNNNNNNNNNNNNNNNNNNNNNNNNNNNNNNNNNNNNNNNNNNNNNNNNNNNNNNNNNNNNNNNNNNNNNNNNNNNNNNNNNNNNNNNNNNNNNNNNNNNNNNNNNNNNNNNNNNNNNNNNNTTCCCGCACCAGGAAGCTGCCCTCGCGGCACAGCGCCAGCAGCGTctcggcgcccgcccgcccgatGGGGCCGTGGTACCACCTGCGTGGTGGCACGTGTCACCCCGGCATGTGGCACCCTGCCAACACAGCGCTGGGACCCAGGGCACTGTGGGGCACCCTCCATGCCGTGGGGCACCGTCTCAACCACTTGGACCCATCAGAAACGTGGGGCACCTTCTGTGGAATGAGGACCCACCTGCCCCACAGGGACCCGTCTGTGCCATGGGGCATCTTCTACATCATGGAGACCAACTATGGCATGGGGCAACCAACCATGGCAAAGGGACCACCCATGCCATGAGGACCCTCTATGCCATAGGGACTCATCCATGCCATGGAGCACCCTACACCCCATGGGCACCCCACCCATGCCATGGGGCACCCTCCATCCCATGGGCACCCATCCATGCTATGGGGCACCCAACCACGTCAAAGGGACCATCCATGCCATGGGGCACCCAACCACACCAAAGGGATCATCCACACCATGGGGCACCCTACACCCCATGGGCACCCACCCATGCCATGGAGCACCCAACCACATGAAAGGGACCATCCACGCCATGGGGCACCTACACCCCATGGGCACCCATCCATGCCATGGGGCACCCAACCACACCAAAGGGACCATCCATGCCATGGGGCACCCTACACCCCATGGGCACCCATCCATGCCATGGGGCACCCTACACCCCATGGGCACCCATCCATGCCATGGGGCACCCAACCACACCAAAGGGACCATCCATGCCATGGGGCACCCTACACCCCATGGGCACCCATCCATGCCATGGGGGCACCCTCCATCCCATGGGCACCCATCCATGTCATGGCGCACCCTACACCCCATGGGCACCCATCCATGCCATGGGGCACCCTCTATTCCATGGGCACCCAACCACGTCAAAGGGACCATCCATGCCATGGGGCACCCTACACCCCATGGGGACACAACCATGCCATGGGACACTCAATACCATGGGGACCTATCCATaggggaccccccaccccagagGGCTGCCTTGGTGCCACGAGGTGTGGCTGGGATGTTGATGCCACCCCAGGGAGGAGGGACCCCCCAGACTCACGCCTGCTTCTCCAGGGGCAGCGAGGGTGTCCacatgcctggggctggggggggcagctcGGCCTGGCGCCTGTGGGGGGCCGTGGGGGCCGCGGCAGCTGCCGGGACAGGCTGGGGGAGCGCTCGGGGCTCTCAAACTGCACTGGGGGGGCAAAGTAGGGGGGGTGTCACCCCACCGCGGGGTCCCAAcacccctgcctgctgctgggggcACCTCTCAGTGCCGGACCACAAAGGAACGTCCCAGATGTCCCCACCACCACGGTTCTGTCCCAAGGGGTGGACCCCACGGGTGCTGGGGGACACGCTGGGGGGCAGGAGTGGCTGAGGGACACAGGGTTGGGGGACCCCGGGGTGGCACCCAGTCCCTTGGGATGCTGTCACCTGCGAATGCCCGCGAGATGTGATCCTTCTTCCACTCCCAGGGCTGGTCGTACTCGTCGGCGGGCGCTCGTCGTCACGGGGCAGGCGGCTCTCCCGGGCGGCCGGCACCCCAGGGTCCTCCCTGCCGTCTCCCACTCCTCAGAGGGGGTGTCGTAGAGTTGGGGTCCCCGCCGCGGCCTCACCCGCCGGCCCTCGCTCTGCCGCGGGCACCCTGGGGACAAGGAGGGGCTGGGAGATGTGACGGGTCCGGGACGGGTGGGAGGCACCCTGGCCGCGGGGGACcccggtggggctgggggctggcgtGGGGGGGGGTGCTCAGGGTGTCACCCACCTGCGGCGTCGCCGAGCTCCTCGCAGACACCCTCGGGTGCTGGGTCCTGCTCCCCTCGAAGGGCTCCGAGTACTCGCTCTCGCCGGGGCCCTGCGGGTGGGTGTCCTGGGTGGGATGGgacccccactgcccccccccggTCCCCAATCCCTGGGGCCCCTCCCCGGGACCCTGCAGGCTCCCCCAGGTCCCTGATATGGGTGTCCCCAGCCCTTTCCACACTCCCCCCCACCCGGTCCCTTTGTCCCCCgacccctctccccttccccctctcccagtgACTCCACCACCCCCAGCGCTGTCCCCAGTTCCCTCTCCCAGTGACCCCAGGTCCTCCCCAGGtgccccactgcccccccccccccgacccttTGGCTCTCCCCGCTTCCCCAGTCCCCCCCCCCGTACCCCCAGTCCTTCTCCCCAGCCCCTCTCGGTCCCCACTCCCCGTTCCCCATCTCCCCCCCGCCATCCCCGGGCCttgctccccagccccccccccccccgctctctcCCAGCTGCCCCATTCACACCTCTCcggtcccccccccccgccccgttccccTGGGTCCTGCTCCCCGgttcctctccccagcccccccctccaccccactgCACCCCCTCGGTCTTTTCGCCGCCCTCCCCCGGTGCCCGCGTTTCCCTCCGGgtcctgccccccctccccgccgctgtCCCCCGGTGTCCCCCGCTCTTACCTGCTCCAGCCGGCGGgggccgccccccggccccgcgccccccaccCGCACCAGCCGGTGCCGaggggaggcagcggggccgcggagggcagcgccggggggagcggcgggggggcccCCGCTCCCGGTGCCGGTGGGGCGGCGCTCACCGCCGCCGCTGTAGTCGGgttggggcgggcgggggggggagcgccGGGCCCCCCGGCCCAGGTACTCCCGGAGCCACTTGGCCATGGCGGGGCCGCCCGGCACCGGGACCGCGGCcgcaccgggacccccccgccgccaccgccgccgccgggagccgcTTTGTGTCGCCGCCGCGCGCGGCGCGGACcggagcccccggccccccccaccccccaccccgcgcccGCCTCGCCGAGGGGGGGCACCGGGACGGGGGCGACGGGGGGCCGAGACCCACGGAGGGGGgatcggggaggggggggggcaccgAGACCTCGCGGGGGACAACAAGGGGGACAcgccggcagccccgcggggggcaccgggaggggaaagctgcccccccccccgccctgcggTGATGGGGGTCACCGGAACGCCCAAGTGACACCGGGACGCCCCCCCCCGCTCCGTGTGACAGTGGGAGAAGTGGGGGGGGCACCAGGACACCCCCACACCGGCGGGCGGCACACCGGCTGTAGGGGACCCCCCCGGGCTGCCCCTGGGGGGTGGTCGGGGCACAGGgaaagggctgggggaggggggaactgACCCCGGGGGCtttggggggtctggggggggggggtgaacaTGGAGCCCCCCAGCTGCAAGGTCACCCACACCCCCCCAGGGAGCTCatcttggggggcggggggggggctgcctcCCCCTCTGCTTGGGGGGAGCCTCAGGGACCAccctgggggggcaggagggctggggaccccccagcAGTGCCCTGACTGGGCTCCTTGTATTGTCTCTTCCCAGAACAAAGGTCCCTCTCTGGGGATCCTGGCCTGGTGCTGGGGGGCGCAGGGAGATGGGGGGGGCACATGTGTGGGAGCAGGACACAGCTGGGGGGGGATGACAGCATGGCCAGGGCCCCCCAGCTTTGCCAGCCCCCCAGAgcggctcctgccagcccccatCCAACACAAACCCCAGGGCTGAGCCCGATATCCAGCATTAATATTTGAAGAGGCTAATTACAACGCACGTGTGAGGAATGCTAATtgggactggggaggggggggaagctGCCAGTTCTCCCCAGCTCTCAGAATCACCCCACGAGCCCCTGGCCCAGCAGCCCATGCCATTTGTGAGGCTCAGAGAGCGGGTTAATTAGCGAGAAGCTGCTCGTCAATTAGAGGTGGGTGCCTTGATAAGGAGGAAATTGAGACATAGGTGAGGAGGAagagccccaggcagggctgggggccacccCAGGGTGGCTCAGTCCGTCCGTGGACCCATATCATCggggtgggggtccctggggctgtccctgccagccccgcGCAGCAGGACCCTCTGCCCGTGTACAAATTACTGCTCTGGGAAGATGAAGAAGCAACTGGCTCTGACACATCCCATTTATTACTGGGTCGCGGTCGCTGGCGCGCCGAGCAAACCCCATCGCTCTCAGAACGGCGGGGAGGGTTTGTCACCAAGCTGTCGGGGACGGCGCGGGAGgagtggggcaggggaaggaggctgGTGGCAGCCCAGCCAGGACAGCCCCGTCCCCGCAGCGTGGGGCCGGGCGAGCCCCCCGGGTCTGTGCTGCTGAATGTGTCACCTCTAACAGCAAAACAACGGGGGGGATTTGGGCTCACCCCACAAAGGTGGGGGGTCAGGAGACACCCAGGGCCAgagaagtggtggtggtgggtccTCCTGGGGCAAAAGAGGGGTGCTGAGGTCCTGCCTTCCCCCCACTCCTTGCGGGGAcgcagggcaggagggaaggaaggccCCTGAGGTCCATTTATTGCCGCGGGAGGGTCAGTGTGTCCCAAACCCAGAGCCAGGTGTGATCAGCGCGGGGTGAGGGCAGCGGGCACCACCAGAACCGAGAAACTGCAGAGTCCCGGCCGGCCCCCGCGCTGCCGAACACGTtctgggtgcagggctgggacaCACCGTGCTCCCggggctggctgggagctgggtTTGGGCAGAGCCTTTCCTCTGGCTGCAACGCAGCAGCgataccctcctcctcctccgaggAAGCCGACTTCTCAACCGGCTCATCCGGatcccagctgctggcagcaaGGGTGGCTGGGGCCTCGTCCCTCTTGGAGGACGGACGCACACCCCGGGGCGGGCAGGTGAAGACGCCGGGACTCCAGATGGCCTGGAAACCCCGGCGGCTGCGAGGCCAGCTCTGCGTGGGGCTCTGGAGAGCAGCTGCTGTCACAGCTGGGAGCGGGGGACAGCCCCGCGATCCCCGCGCGGTCACTCATCAGTCACTTGCGCTGTCCTCGCTGTCCGAATACGCCCCCAACAAGCCGAGGGAGGAGGACGTGGTGCCCGTTGCTGTGGGAAACGAGCCTGGAAGGCGAGCGAGAGAGCAAACACCATCAGGTACGGCCCTCCCTGTTGCCAGCAAACCCCACCAGCTCGGCGCAACCAGCCACGCGGAAACACAAGCCTCCCTCGCCGCTctggctgctcacagctggaGACGAGGCAGCCGGAGCTGGAGTCCGAGCCGCTGCCTCGTCCCCCCCAGCCTGAATCTTGATGAGGACAGCAAGGTTAAATCGGGTGGACAAGGAGACCCCGCACCCCCTCGGCTGGAGCCTCCTGCTTCCGCCTTGCGgcaagaggaagaagcagcaaggttGGCCCAAGGTCTGCAAAACCCCCTTCTCCCTCCGCAACCCCCCGGGAGATTTGAGCCactggaaaggaagagaggagccGGTGCTCGGCTCTGGCCACATAAGCTGCCAGCTGCGAGCGCAAGGCAGCGTCACGGGCAGTGAGCCCCGAGTCCCTGAATGACGGGCAGCTCCTCCAGCATCGTTTGGCTGAATAGACCCTGCCAGTAGCCAGGAGCAGGTGGCTGGGGAAAGCAGATCAAAAACGGGGCAACTACAAGAGCTGTCCTTCCCCAGGGATCCCCTGAGGGCAGAGGGACTTAGTAAGCCAAAGGCTAGGACCAATCAGCCAAGAATCTATCAATTTATCAGCTCCTTCCCCAAATCCATGGGTCCTCTGACTTCCTGCAGCAGTGAAGAATGAGGTGCTGGAAAgcctttctgcttgttttcaccACTTCTTTAAAGCTTCCAAACTCCGACAGTTTGGCAGGTTTTCTAATCAGGCTCCAAACCAAAGCAATTTTCTTGTTTTTACATTGCTATCTCGCTGCTGTGATGGTTCCCAGCATTGTATCTGTGCACTGAGACGCTGTTTTGAAGCTTCTGGCCCTGACAGTCTGTCTCCAAGGCCTTGGCTTATCCCCAAGGGCCAGGGAGGAGCCTCTCCTCCATCAGGACATCTGGAAACAGGGACGACCCCCTGCTCTGACACCATCATGGCTCAATCTGTCCCACAACAAGGACCTGACCTGAGAGCATTCAGGCTCTGAAGACAGAGCTAAACGGCACTTGGGTGCTGCCAGACCCCTCCCTGACGACCCAGCTCAGGCCATCCCATCCCCACGTGGGCAGTTACCGGTGTTGGCCATGGTGCTGTGGTTCTCTGTCCCATTAGCAAGGGCAGGATCCGGCTTCTGCTTCCTCACTGTGACCAGCCCGGCCAGCTGGGACTTGGTGTTCAATTTGCCCACACTGCGCTCCCAGCTCTCAGTCTTCAGCTTCTTACTCGGGGGCTGAGGCTCCTGCAGAGTAGAGCAGGGGTGTTAGGGTGCTCTGGCCTTggagggggggtggagggagaaggaggTGCGGTAAGAACAGGAGCACAAAGAGCAAGAAACATGAGGATAGCTGCTTGGAGAAGCCAAAGAGGGTACTCTCCCCCACAGCAGCTGGCACAAGCTAGACAAACAACAGGGATATGGATCTAAATGGCTGCAAAACAGCCCTTGGAGACAAACGTCCTGCTGCCTGTGGCTTAAATCCAGCCTTGCACGGCCGCAGGCTGGCCCTGGGACACTAAGGAGCCAGATGCGTGCCACAGGGCTGCACAACCTCTGCCAGGCAGGACCGCGTGCCTGCAGGTGGTCCAGCCACTGAATCAAACTCCCCCAGGCATGAGGATTAGTGCCGGGCCAGGGAACATCGCTCAGATTAACCCCAGGCCGGCTTAGAGACATGGCAGCTTTGATTCATCCAACCGGACAGAGGTCCCTGCAGACACGGATTGACATCGGagagcagcagtgcaggggcCTGTCTGTGGGGATAATCCCTCCCTTGCAAGCCGGGCACTGAAAGCTCTTTTGTTCTTCGTGTCTCCAACATggacaaaacagaagcaaaggagAGGCTGTCCCAGGCAGTGGTTTCATTGCTGTAATGTTCAGAGTGCTGAAATCGAGCCTTAAGTATGACCAAGACACAGGCGAGCCTGTCCTTTTCAAGCTGAAAGGGAAGCCACGTCCTGAGTGAGGACAGGGGCAGCTCCCACCCAGGGTTTGTCAGCACAGGCAGTCTAAAATCACCAACTGATCCCCGTCTCCTTTCAGCCCAGCGCACAGGGACACAGGCTTTCTAAGTTGCTCATGCGTGACAGGAATTAGGGCTTCAGCATCACACAGAGCAGGGACAAAACAGGCAACACGTAGCACAGGACAGCGGGTTTGGTCTGGGGGAAGAGGTGCGGTGGGTGGAAGAGCCTCTGCCCCCCACTCACCTCCTGCAAGATGTCCGTAGGTTTAATTTTCGCCACAGGTTTCGTGCACGATTTTGCAGACTCTTCGTCAGAGTCGGAGTCTACCAGCAGGCGCCGGTTCTGGGCCTGCTCCAGCATAGCTCTGCAAGGAGAGAGGCCACGCACAGAGGGTTAGAGCTGGCTGCCTTCCACCGCCACGCCGAgcagcgccggccccgcgccgTGCCTGCGCTGTTTGCTGTAAGGGGAGCTGCAATTCAGCAGCAGTGCAATGGGATCCACCTTCTCAGGTGCTTTTTAAGAAGTCATGGTCAAGCAGTGCCCGAAGCGTGATAGCGCTGAGATCTGCAGCCTCAGTCAGGTGCAGAAACTCTCCACGGGAGGACACTTCTCAGGGGGAGTCAGgcccctgcagcagcccagatcTTCCCATGAGTGACATCAAAACCCCTCCACCTCCACGGCCCTAAACACTCTGCCACAACAAACTGTTCCCAATCTCCTCACAGCCCACTCAGGACTACATCCTACCTGCACAACTCCCATGAACttccctggctggggctgggggagcccagGGCAGCGCGGGGACTGcgagctgtggggagctggggttCGGCTTCCTCAGAACGAAGTGGGGTGTGGGCCCCAGGCAGGCCCAGCACTCCAATGACTGATGTTCATTGTGTTGGGAACTGGCTAAAAAATAGTCTGTTTTGTATATGAACTATTGCCCCGGCTGCAGTAAATGGCGTTTTGTTGTCAGTCTTTGGGgtgggaaaaaattaaattaatcgTCCCTGAACTGAACCTCAGGCAGGGCCCTCTCTTAAGCGCTCTCGGGGTGCTGAGAAAAGGGTGAGACGCAGCCCCACCTGGCCAGGGCCAGCATGGCTGGTTTCACACACCCATGAATGCTTCATGCTCACTCACTTCATCTCTTGCTCATCCTCCTCTTGCTCCTTGCGCTTCTGCTCCTCCTCATACTCCTTGTACTGCTTCAGCATGGCCTCAAAGTCCACATTTGCCTGGCGCTGGTTGAGTTCCTTCAGCTCCTGCAGGTTCTCCAGAACTTCCATCTCGAGCTTGGAGTCCTTGGTTCGGTTCTCCAGGACCTGGTGACCAGAGGTAAGTTGGGCTTATGTGAGGCAGCAGAGCCTGCCAGCAATCTCCAGCACTGCCTCCCCACCCAGTACAGGGCAGGAAGCACTAAGAGGATCATCACCATCCTCATTTTTGGGTCTTAATAGGACAGGAAAAACTGGGGCAAGATGTAGCCTGTCACAAGTTCCAGCATGGAAGGAAACCTCCTGCGAGCAGAGGGTTGTCTCCTGCCTGTCCAGAGCACAGGAAGACCTTGGAAGCCTGAAGAACTAAGCCAATGGCTACGAAGTCACCTGCTTCACTGGGGAAAGCCAGCCAGCGCAGGAGAGAGGTTTGCCTTCTGCAGAGAAGGTCACGTTCTCATACCTTCATGGGATTGTTgagctcttcctcttccctctccttctgcattcttttctcctcttcctccaagaGCTTCTCAGCTTGGAAGTTGCGGGTGGCGCCGTGCTCCATGGTGTAGTCTGTGTTCTCAGGGTCTGTCTAAGGAAGAAACAAGCAGCAAAATCATTGTACTGGGACAATTCTGCTCCAGCCATCCTGTGGCCACTTCCAGAGCCGCATGTAAATGTTTCCCAATTTCATTCACATCACAGGGCAGACAATCACCCATGGCCTTCTGTTCTGCTCCAGCTGATGTGCTGCTGCAGCCCACCCACAGATGGGCGAGACATTTCAGAACTATAAACTGCCATCATAAGGAAAGATACAGCAAAAAGCACACACTCAAGACTCTTTGCTGGGACACCCCTTCGCCATGGGGCCAGCACCCAGTAACATCCATGGACTGCACAACCTCCCCAGAAAGTACCAAACATAGTTCACCTTGAAAGTGATCTCTGCCAGGCAACGCGTGCACTTGATGTAGAAGCGGAAGATGGGAAGTCCCAGGTACACCTCATTCTGAACAGTCTCCTTACGGGCATTAAACTTCTTCCCTTTATAGATGTATTCACCACATGTCTTGCAtctaggaaaagagaaa carries:
- the SHD gene encoding LOW QUALITY PROTEIN: SH2 domain-containing adapter protein D (The sequence of the model RefSeq protein was modified relative to this genomic sequence to represent the inferred CDS: inserted 3 bases in 3 codons; deleted 2 bases in 2 codons) — encoded protein: MAKWLREYLGRGARRSPPRPPQPDYSGGGERRPTGTGSGGPPAAPPGAALRGPAASPRHRLVRVGGAGPGGGPRRLEQGPGESEYSEPFEXEQDPAPEGVCEELGDAAGCPRQSEGRRVRPRRGPQLYDTPSEEWETAGXDPGVPAARESRLPRDDERPXDEYDQPWEWKKDHISRAFAVQFESPERSPSLSRQLPRPPRPPTGARPSCPPSPRHVDTSLPLEKQAWYHGPIGRAGAETLLALCREGSFLVRE
- the YJU2 gene encoding splicing factor YJU2; this translates as MSERKVLNKYYPPDFDPAKIPKLKLPKDRQYVVRLMAPFNMRCKTCGEYIYKGKKFNARKETVQNEVYLGLPIFRFYIKCTRCLAEITFKTDPENTDYTMEHGATRNFQAEKLLEEEEKRMQKEREEEELNNPMKVLENRTKDSKLEMEVLENLQELKELNQRQANVDFEAMLKQYKEYEEEQKRKEQEEDEQEMKAMLEQAQNRRLLVDSDSDEESAKSCTKPVAKIKPTDILQEEPQPPSKKLKTESWERSVGKLNTKSQLAGLVTVRKQKPDPALANGTENHSTMANTGSFPTATGTTSSSLGLLGAYSDSEDSASD